The Streptomyces sp. NBC_00440 genome contains a region encoding:
- a CDS encoding NAD(P)/FAD-dependent oxidoreductase, with protein sequence MERPERVAVIGVGILGACVGWNLSRQGVRVVFIDAGRPGESVTNWSFSWVNASNKTARRSYFDLNVAGMAAYRDLAGTIGPDSWWHPSGHLRWADDAAAETKLLKTAELLTGWDYRVEVSTGAEVRRRLEPALTLPGEVPVAFYPDEAWVHGRHLVGRLVGRAVASGAELRSGTAVRDIGTGADGSVRTVALSDGSCLDVDAVVNAAGPRASHVAGFVARDLPMRHEPGAVTRISCAHVPVRRAMHAPHIEIRPDGDASVVLHSREIDALIDTGEEPAELARLLHESARHVVPELGNSRITETRISNRPIPADGFPSVGAVPSVPGYYEAVTHSGITLGPVIGRLLASEIVSGKREAMLADFRPERFSL encoded by the coding sequence ATGGAGCGACCTGAACGTGTTGCTGTCATCGGAGTGGGCATCCTCGGAGCCTGCGTGGGCTGGAACCTGTCCCGGCAAGGCGTCAGGGTGGTCTTCATCGACGCGGGCCGGCCGGGCGAATCCGTCACCAACTGGTCTTTCTCGTGGGTCAACGCCAGCAACAAGACCGCGCGCAGGTCCTACTTCGACCTGAACGTCGCAGGCATGGCGGCGTACCGGGACCTTGCCGGGACCATCGGGCCGGACTCGTGGTGGCATCCCAGCGGCCACCTGCGCTGGGCGGACGATGCCGCAGCGGAGACGAAGCTCCTGAAAACAGCCGAACTGCTGACCGGCTGGGACTACCGGGTCGAGGTGTCCACGGGGGCAGAGGTGCGCCGCCGCCTCGAACCCGCTCTCACGCTGCCCGGCGAGGTTCCGGTTGCTTTCTACCCCGACGAAGCCTGGGTGCACGGCCGTCATCTCGTCGGCCGCCTGGTCGGCCGGGCCGTCGCATCGGGCGCCGAGCTCCGGTCCGGCACGGCCGTCCGTGACATCGGCACCGGCGCCGACGGGAGCGTCAGGACGGTCGCTCTGTCCGACGGGAGCTGTCTCGACGTCGACGCCGTCGTGAACGCGGCAGGTCCCCGCGCCTCCCACGTCGCCGGGTTCGTCGCACGGGACTTGCCGATGCGCCACGAACCCGGCGCCGTCACCCGGATCAGCTGTGCCCACGTCCCGGTCCGCCGGGCCATGCACGCGCCGCACATCGAGATCCGCCCTGACGGAGACGCTTCGGTGGTCCTCCACAGCCGCGAGATCGACGCACTCATCGACACCGGCGAGGAGCCGGCGGAACTCGCCCGGCTGCTCCACGAATCGGCGCGGCACGTCGTTCCCGAGCTGGGCAACTCCCGCATCACCGAGACCCGGATCTCCAACCGGCCCATCCCGGCCGACGGATTCCCTTCAGTGGGAGCGGTGCCGTCGGTGCCGGGCTACTACGAGGCGGTTACCCACAGCGGCATCACGCTCGGCCCGGTCATCGGCCGGCTGCTCGCTTCGGAGATCGTCAGCGGGAAGAGAGAGGCGATGCTGGCGGACTTCCGCCCGGAGCGGTTTTCCCTGTGA
- a CDS encoding MFS transporter yields the protein MPTPSDRVASPAGKPGGTPRFAAPVVAFAFWITMVGTTVPTPLYPLYENDFSFTPIMVTVIFAVYAIGVVVGLLTFGRLSDQIGRRPVLMAATLLSVCAAVVFLIAGDVPVLLFGRVLSGFSAALVTGAGTAALTELMPPDGRVRPATVALFANMGGLACGPLLAGVLADTAPSPLRTPWVVSLVLAALALAGLALTPETARHRTGFTFRFQPLHVPAEIRSDFLRSAMVTGTGFAVLGVLTAVTGLFLGDVLHDTDHTLTGAVVFTAFVCTALGQLLIRRIGSGPALTVACVGLIAAAALIATAMVTETLAPLIVGAAVNGLATGIAIGYGLGTITTRSDPEHRGAAVSTFFAILYTMLAVPSIGVGVLIHASSLRPAGEVFSCAVALLALAVLVSLAAGRRTGEGGGT from the coding sequence ATGCCGACTCCATCCGACCGTGTGGCCTCCCCGGCAGGGAAGCCGGGCGGCACCCCGCGGTTCGCGGCGCCCGTGGTGGCCTTCGCCTTCTGGATCACCATGGTGGGGACCACCGTGCCCACTCCCCTGTACCCGCTGTACGAGAACGACTTCAGCTTCACGCCCATCATGGTCACCGTGATCTTCGCCGTCTACGCGATCGGGGTGGTCGTCGGGCTCCTGACCTTCGGGCGCCTGTCGGACCAGATCGGGCGCCGCCCGGTCCTGATGGCGGCGACCCTGCTCTCCGTCTGCGCAGCCGTGGTCTTCCTGATCGCCGGGGATGTGCCGGTCCTGCTGTTCGGACGGGTGCTCTCCGGTTTCTCTGCGGCGCTGGTGACCGGCGCCGGCACGGCCGCGCTCACCGAGCTGATGCCGCCCGACGGCAGGGTGCGCCCCGCCACGGTGGCGCTCTTCGCCAACATGGGCGGGCTGGCCTGCGGCCCGCTGCTCGCCGGGGTGCTGGCCGATACGGCGCCCTCCCCGCTGCGTACACCGTGGGTCGTCTCGCTCGTTCTCGCGGCGCTCGCCCTCGCCGGTCTCGCGCTCACCCCGGAGACCGCGCGCCACCGCACCGGATTCACCTTCCGGTTCCAGCCGCTGCACGTCCCGGCGGAGATCCGTTCGGACTTCCTGCGGTCGGCGATGGTCACCGGGACGGGCTTCGCGGTGCTCGGGGTGCTCACCGCCGTGACCGGGCTGTTCCTCGGTGACGTGCTGCACGACACCGATCACACGCTCACCGGGGCCGTCGTCTTCACCGCGTTCGTCTGCACCGCGCTGGGTCAGCTGCTGATCCGCCGGATCGGGTCCGGGCCGGCGCTGACCGTGGCCTGTGTGGGGCTGATCGCCGCGGCGGCGCTCATCGCGACGGCCATGGTCACCGAGACCCTGGCCCCGCTGATCGTCGGCGCCGCGGTGAACGGTCTGGCGACCGGTATCGCCATCGGCTACGGACTCGGTACCATCACCACCCGCAGCGATCCGGAGCACCGGGGCGCCGCGGTGTCGACGTTCTTCGCGATCCTGTACACGATGCTCGCCGTCCCCTCGATCGGCGTCGGCGTACTGATCCACGCCTCCAGCCTGCGGCCGGCCGGGGAGGTGTTCAGCTGCGCGGTGGCGCTGCTGGCCCTCGCCGTACTGGTGAGCCTGGCGGCCGGACGGCGTACGGGGGAGGGCGGCGGCACCTGA
- the cbiQ gene encoding cobalt ECF transporter T component CbiQ, with the protein MGAGHAHKLYRHGHSPVHDLPPHCKLAAVFTFVLVVVSTPREAMWAFALYAVLLAGVTAVARIPAGFLLKRLLIEIPFVAFAVLMPFVVPGDQVHVLGLSVSEPGLWGAWNVLAKGTLGVAASVLLASTTELRSLLLGLQRLKLPPMLVQIASFMIRYGDVITDEMRRMSIARRSRGFEARGVRQWGVLGKSAGALFIRSYERGERVHLAMVSRGYTGTMPVIDEVTASGAQWRSAAALPVAALCVCLLGWTL; encoded by the coding sequence ATGGGCGCCGGTCACGCGCACAAGCTCTACCGGCACGGCCACTCCCCGGTCCACGACCTGCCGCCGCACTGCAAGCTCGCCGCCGTCTTCACCTTCGTGCTCGTGGTGGTCTCCACCCCGCGCGAGGCGATGTGGGCGTTCGCGCTGTACGCGGTGCTGCTCGCGGGGGTGACCGCCGTGGCCCGCATCCCGGCCGGGTTCCTCCTCAAGCGGCTGCTCATCGAGATCCCGTTCGTGGCCTTCGCGGTGCTCATGCCGTTCGTCGTCCCCGGCGACCAGGTCCACGTCCTGGGCCTCTCGGTCAGCGAGCCCGGACTCTGGGGCGCCTGGAACGTCCTGGCCAAGGGCACGCTCGGCGTCGCCGCGTCCGTACTCCTCGCGTCCACCACCGAACTGCGCTCGCTGCTCCTCGGGCTCCAGCGGCTGAAACTCCCGCCGATGCTGGTGCAGATCGCGTCCTTCATGATCCGGTACGGCGACGTGATCACCGACGAGATGCGCCGGATGTCGATCGCCCGCCGCTCACGCGGCTTCGAGGCACGCGGCGTACGGCAGTGGGGGGTGCTCGGCAAGTCGGCCGGGGCGCTCTTCATCCGCTCCTACGAACGGGGCGAGCGCGTACATCTGGCCATGGTCAGCCGGGGATACACCGGGACCATGCCGGTCATCGACGAAGTGACGGCGTCGGGAGCGCAGTGGCGGTCCGCCGCGGCACTCCCCGTCGCCGCGCTCTGCGTCTGTCTGCTGGGATGGACCCTGTGA
- a CDS encoding energy-coupling factor ABC transporter ATP-binding protein translates to MDPVTTTRTAPPSLEIAGLAYAYPDGHQALFGVDLAVERGQRVALLGPNGAGKTTLVLHLNGILTGGAGTVSVAGLPVAKANLAEIRRRVGIVFQDPDDQLFMPTVREDVAFGPAAAGLRGPELEARVAAALTQVGMESYADRPPHHLSYGQRRRVAVATVLAMEPEILVLDEPSSNLDPASRRELADILRSLEVTVLMVTHDLPYALELCPRAVVLSDGVIVGDGATGDILADEALMQAHRLELPFGFNPRAAV, encoded by the coding sequence ATGGACCCTGTGACTACGACCCGCACCGCGCCGCCCTCCCTTGAGATCGCCGGCCTCGCGTACGCCTACCCCGACGGCCACCAGGCGCTCTTCGGGGTCGACCTGGCCGTCGAGCGCGGCCAGCGGGTCGCCCTGCTCGGGCCCAACGGCGCGGGCAAGACCACGCTCGTCCTCCATCTCAACGGCATCCTCACCGGCGGCGCCGGCACGGTCTCGGTGGCCGGGCTGCCGGTCGCCAAGGCCAACCTCGCGGAGATCCGGCGCCGCGTCGGCATCGTCTTCCAGGACCCCGACGACCAGCTGTTCATGCCGACGGTCCGCGAGGACGTCGCCTTCGGGCCGGCCGCCGCCGGGCTGCGCGGGCCTGAGCTGGAGGCGCGGGTCGCCGCGGCGCTCACCCAGGTCGGCATGGAGTCCTACGCGGACCGGCCCCCGCACCACCTCTCGTACGGCCAGCGCCGCCGTGTCGCGGTCGCGACCGTCCTCGCGATGGAGCCGGAGATCCTGGTCCTGGACGAGCCCTCGTCCAACCTCGACCCGGCATCCCGCCGTGAACTCGCCGACATCCTGCGGTCGTTGGAGGTGACGGTGCTGATGGTGACGCACGACCTGCCGTACGCGCTGGAGCTGTGCCCGCGCGCCGTGGTGCTCAGCGACGGCGTGATCGTCGGCGACGGGGCGACCGGCGACATCCTCGCGGACGAGGCGCTGATGCAGGCGCACCGGCTTGAGCTGCCGTTCGGCTTCAACCCGCGCGCGGCGGTCTGA
- a CDS encoding SDR family NAD(P)-dependent oxidoreductase, with translation MDITRRFEGYAVLITGAGRGIGAATARRFTDEGARVLVTDLDGGRAEKTAAALPGALPFTCDVTDRSAVEAAVAYAVGEFGALDVLVNNAYACSPDAPLFEDEDDESWHRDLDATLSGAFRVSRAAMPHLAAAGGRGAIVSVGSVNGAQDFGNHAYSAAKAGLTSLTRTLAGHAAPRGVRVNLVAPGTIHTDVWAARGVEATLEQAAKHYPLGRVGVPEDIAAAIAFLASRDAAWITGVTLPVDGGLLSSNLGLRNSLG, from the coding sequence ATGGATATCACGAGGCGGTTCGAGGGTTACGCGGTCCTGATCACCGGAGCGGGAAGGGGAATCGGCGCGGCCACCGCCCGCCGCTTCACCGACGAGGGCGCCCGCGTCCTGGTCACCGACCTGGACGGCGGCCGCGCGGAGAAGACCGCGGCGGCGCTGCCGGGCGCGCTGCCGTTCACCTGCGATGTCACCGACCGGTCCGCCGTGGAGGCGGCCGTGGCGTACGCGGTGGGGGAGTTCGGCGCACTCGACGTCCTGGTCAACAACGCGTACGCCTGCTCGCCCGACGCCCCGCTCTTCGAGGACGAGGACGACGAGTCCTGGCACCGCGATCTGGACGCGACGCTCAGTGGCGCGTTCCGTGTCTCGCGCGCCGCCATGCCGCATCTCGCTGCGGCGGGCGGCCGGGGCGCCATCGTCAGCGTCGGCTCGGTCAACGGTGCCCAGGACTTCGGCAACCACGCGTACAGCGCGGCGAAGGCGGGCCTGACGAGCCTGACCCGCACCCTCGCCGGCCACGCGGCGCCGCGCGGGGTCCGGGTCAACCTGGTGGCGCCGGGCACGATCCACACGGACGTATGGGCGGCGCGCGGGGTGGAGGCGACCCTCGAACAGGCCGCGAAGCACTACCCGTTGGGCCGGGTCGGGGTGCCGGAGGACATCGCGGCGGCGATCGCGTTCCTGGCGTCGCGGGACGCCGCGTGGATCACCGGGGTGACGCTGCCGGTGGACGGCGGCCTGCTCAGCAGCAACCTGGGGCTGCGCAACTCGCTGGGCTGA
- a CDS encoding energy-coupling factor ABC transporter permease, translating into MHVPDGFINAPVSAVTGVIAAGAIAVSLRGARRELDERTAPLAGLVAAFIFSVQMLNFPVAAGTSGHLLGGALAAILVGPYTGVLCVSVVLLMQGILFADGGLTALGVNITDMAIVTTVVAYAVFRGLVKVLPRRRSSVTAASFVAALLSVPCAALAFTAMYALGGTTDVPVGKVLTAMVGVHVLIGIGEAAITALTVGAVIAVRPDLVYGARGLTAPLKLRVGGELIDAPAAEPVPAAARSARSARSTRRIWGIGLITALVLAGFVSFYASASPDGLEKVAHDKGIDAKEQPHRTGDSPLAGYGVKDISDARLSGGLAGLIGVGATVVVGSGVFWAVRRRRTQAAPAGPSAEAV; encoded by the coding sequence ATGCATGTCCCCGACGGATTCATCAACGCCCCCGTATCGGCGGTGACCGGTGTAATCGCCGCGGGCGCGATCGCCGTGAGCCTCCGGGGCGCGCGCCGTGAGCTGGACGAGCGGACCGCGCCGCTCGCCGGCCTGGTCGCCGCGTTCATCTTCTCCGTGCAGATGCTGAACTTCCCCGTCGCCGCCGGCACCAGCGGCCATCTGCTGGGCGGCGCGCTCGCCGCGATCCTGGTCGGCCCGTACACCGGGGTGCTCTGTGTCTCCGTCGTCCTGCTGATGCAGGGCATCCTCTTCGCCGACGGCGGGCTCACCGCCCTCGGGGTGAACATCACGGACATGGCCATCGTGACGACCGTCGTCGCGTACGCCGTCTTCCGCGGTCTGGTCAAGGTGCTGCCCCGCCGCCGCAGTTCGGTCACCGCCGCTTCTTTCGTCGCCGCGCTGCTCTCCGTACCGTGCGCGGCGCTCGCCTTCACCGCGATGTACGCACTCGGCGGCACCACCGATGTCCCGGTCGGCAAGGTGCTGACCGCGATGGTCGGTGTCCATGTCCTCATCGGCATCGGCGAGGCCGCGATCACCGCACTCACCGTGGGCGCCGTGATCGCCGTCCGCCCCGACCTGGTCTACGGCGCCCGCGGACTGACCGCGCCGCTCAAGCTCCGGGTGGGCGGCGAACTCATCGACGCGCCCGCGGCCGAGCCGGTCCCGGCCGCCGCCCGGTCCGCCCGGTCCGCCCGGTCCACCCGCAGGATCTGGGGCATCGGGCTGATCACCGCCCTCGTACTGGCCGGGTTCGTCTCCTTCTACGCGTCCGCCAGCCCCGACGGCCTGGAGAAGGTCGCCCACGACAAGGGCATCGACGCCAAGGAGCAGCCGCACCGCACCGGGGACTCCCCGCTCGCCGGGTACGGCGTCAAGGACATCTCCGACGCCCGGCTCTCCGGCGGTCTCGCCGGGCTGATCGGGGTCGGCGCCACGGTCGTCGTGGGCAGCGGTGTCTTCTGGGCGGTCCGCCGCCGCCGTACGCAGGCCGCCCCGGCCGGCCCGAGCGCGGAAGCCGTCTGA
- a CDS encoding S53 family peptidase: protein MALISGGLLAASQTSAFATTGSAAPASTVHTHRLCSQPTKPGYMACNAVARTDIKQQKSLGHNAAPSGFGPSDLQSAYNLPKDGGSGQTVAIVDANDDPNAEADLGSYRSQYGLPACTTDNGCFKKIDQDGSSNYPAPDAGWAGEISLDVDMVSSACPQCHILLVEANSASMDDLGAAVNQAVKQGAKYVSNSYGGGEDASDTQSDDQYFKHPGVAITVSSGDSGYGVEYPAASQYVTAVGGTSLKKDSSTRGWSESVWGTSAGGEGAGSGCSQYDAKPSWQKDANCAKRAVADVSSVADPATGLAVYDTYQASGWNVYGGTSAASPFIAGVYALAGAPGASDTPASYPYAHTGSLNDVTTGANGSCSDYLCKAGKGYDGPTGLGTPNGTAAFTK from the coding sequence GTGGCACTCATATCCGGCGGCCTCCTCGCCGCCTCCCAGACGTCCGCGTTCGCGACGACGGGCTCCGCGGCACCGGCATCGACGGTGCACACGCACCGGCTCTGCTCACAGCCGACCAAGCCCGGCTACATGGCGTGCAACGCCGTGGCCCGCACCGACATCAAGCAGCAGAAGTCGCTCGGCCACAACGCCGCCCCCTCCGGCTTCGGCCCCAGCGACCTGCAGTCCGCCTACAACCTCCCCAAGGACGGCGGCTCGGGCCAGACGGTCGCGATCGTCGACGCCAACGACGACCCCAACGCCGAGGCGGACCTGGGCAGTTACCGGTCCCAGTACGGTCTGCCCGCCTGCACCACCGACAACGGCTGCTTCAAGAAGATCGACCAGGACGGCAGCTCCAACTACCCGGCACCCGACGCCGGCTGGGCCGGAGAGATCTCCCTCGACGTCGACATGGTCAGCTCGGCCTGCCCGCAGTGCCACATCCTGCTCGTCGAGGCCAACTCCGCCAGCATGGACGACCTCGGCGCGGCCGTGAACCAGGCCGTCAAGCAGGGTGCCAAGTACGTCTCCAACAGCTACGGCGGCGGTGAGGACGCCAGCGACACGCAGTCGGACGACCAGTACTTCAAGCACCCCGGCGTCGCCATCACCGTGAGCTCCGGTGACAGCGGCTACGGCGTCGAGTACCCGGCCGCCTCGCAGTACGTCACCGCGGTCGGCGGCACCTCGCTCAAGAAGGACAGCAGCACGCGTGGCTGGTCCGAGTCCGTCTGGGGCACCAGCGCGGGCGGCGAGGGAGCAGGCTCGGGCTGCTCGCAGTACGACGCGAAGCCGTCCTGGCAGAAGGACGCCAACTGCGCCAAGCGCGCCGTCGCTGACGTGTCGTCCGTCGCCGACCCGGCCACCGGCCTCGCGGTCTACGACACCTACCAGGCCAGCGGCTGGAACGTCTACGGCGGCACCAGCGCCGCTTCGCCGTTCATCGCGGGCGTCTACGCTCTCGCCGGCGCCCCCGGCGCGAGTGACACCCCCGCCTCGTACCCGTACGCCCACACCGGCTCCCTCAACGACGTCACCACCGGGGCCAACGGGTCGTGCAGCGACTACCTGTGCAAGGCGGGCAAGGGCTACGACGGCCCGACCGGTCTCGGTACGCCGAACGGCACCGCGGCCTTCACCAAGTAA
- a CDS encoding chloride channel protein, producing the protein MSADEPAADQQAALLADPFGPLRSRGYHLLLVVTGLFGVVLSAGAYGFLEAVHYLQEAVFTDLPHGLGLDSVPVWWPVPMLVIAGLLVALTVRYLPGNGGHQPAEGLKTKGAAPAAELPGILLAAVASLAFGAVIGPEAPMIALGGGVALYGFRLLRPGSTAREQGLVAAAGSFAAISALLGSPLVGAFLLMEASGLGGPMLGIVLVPGLLAAGIGSLIFTGLGTWAGVGAGTLVIPNLPHVERPDIAQFGYALVIGIAAATLGAGVRRMALRLQPGVNRRRMVWTPVIGLAVAGLAIAYAEGSGKATSDVLFSGQSALPHLLLSTTSYSLGALVLLLACKSLAYCVSLAAFRGGPIFPALFLGAAGGIALSHLPGLPFVSAAAMGMGAMSVALLRLPMTSVLLATLLLGHDGLTVMPLVIVAVVVCHVVSARLNPPPVEGEATRAGTPAAAPSSPSAA; encoded by the coding sequence ATGTCAGCGGACGAGCCAGCCGCAGACCAGCAAGCCGCCCTGCTCGCCGATCCGTTCGGGCCGTTGCGGAGCAGGGGCTATCACCTGCTCCTCGTCGTCACCGGGCTCTTCGGTGTCGTGCTCTCGGCCGGTGCCTACGGCTTTCTGGAAGCCGTCCACTACCTCCAGGAGGCCGTCTTCACCGACCTGCCCCACGGGCTCGGGCTTGACAGCGTTCCTGTCTGGTGGCCGGTGCCCATGCTCGTCATCGCCGGGCTGCTGGTCGCGTTGACCGTGCGGTATCTGCCGGGCAACGGCGGTCATCAGCCCGCCGAAGGGCTCAAGACCAAGGGCGCCGCACCCGCCGCCGAGCTGCCCGGCATCCTGCTGGCCGCCGTCGCCTCCCTCGCGTTCGGTGCGGTCATCGGGCCGGAGGCGCCCATGATCGCGCTGGGTGGCGGTGTCGCCCTCTACGGGTTCCGGCTGCTGCGGCCCGGCTCCACCGCGAGGGAGCAGGGACTCGTGGCGGCGGCCGGCAGCTTCGCCGCCATCAGTGCGCTGCTGGGTTCGCCGCTGGTGGGGGCCTTTCTGCTGATGGAGGCTTCCGGGCTCGGCGGGCCGATGCTCGGGATCGTGCTCGTACCCGGGCTGCTGGCCGCCGGGATCGGCTCGCTGATCTTCACCGGGCTCGGCACCTGGGCCGGTGTCGGCGCCGGAACGCTCGTCATCCCGAACCTGCCCCATGTGGAGCGCCCCGACATCGCCCAGTTCGGCTACGCGCTGGTGATCGGGATCGCCGCCGCGACCCTCGGTGCGGGGGTCCGCCGCATGGCGCTGCGGCTGCAACCGGGCGTGAACCGGCGGCGGATGGTGTGGACACCGGTGATCGGCCTGGCCGTGGCGGGGCTGGCCATCGCGTACGCCGAAGGGTCCGGCAAGGCAACGTCCGACGTGCTGTTCTCCGGGCAGAGCGCGCTGCCGCACCTCCTGCTCAGCACCACCTCGTACTCCCTCGGCGCACTGGTGCTGCTCCTCGCCTGCAAGTCCCTCGCGTACTGCGTGTCGCTGGCGGCCTTCCGCGGCGGCCCGATCTTCCCGGCGCTGTTCCTCGGCGCCGCGGGCGGGATCGCGCTGTCGCATCTTCCGGGGCTGCCGTTCGTCTCGGCTGCCGCGATGGGGATGGGTGCGATGTCGGTGGCCCTGCTCCGGCTGCCGATGACCTCCGTACTGCTGGCCACGCTGCTGCTGGGACATGACGGCCTCACTGTCATGCCGCTGGTGATCGTGGCGGTGGTGGTCTGCCATGTCGTGTCGGCACGGCTCAACCCGCCGCCGGTGGAGGGCGAGGCCACCCGGGCGGGCACCCCGGCGGCGGCCCCGTCCTCGCCCTCGGCCGCCTGA
- a CDS encoding TrmB family transcriptional regulator — protein MELEEGPISDLVALGLARYEARVYLGLIRRDSYTAAEVAREADVPRQRVYDVLDALVRRRLVTTHPGRVATYSAVTPELAVARLMALQRESVDRLERVSEGLAAVLQPLWSDGRVHTDPLDYIEILRDPKAIAERFADIQQQAQHELLTFCKPPFVAPEENTEGIKVVRRLHRAGGTVRAIYLDDALDNPGTVEHIRRFADAGEQARFTPELPLKLVVADSSLVLCDMPDPVAGAGSTTTLFIEHPALAGCLRLAFLTVWEGAKEHRRPA, from the coding sequence ATGGAGTTGGAAGAAGGACCGATCAGCGATCTGGTGGCGCTCGGCTTGGCCCGGTACGAGGCACGTGTCTATCTCGGCCTCATCAGGCGTGATTCGTACACGGCCGCCGAGGTGGCCCGCGAGGCGGACGTACCGCGCCAGCGGGTTTACGACGTCCTGGACGCACTGGTACGGCGTCGGCTGGTCACCACCCACCCCGGGCGGGTCGCCACATATTCCGCCGTCACCCCGGAGCTGGCCGTGGCCCGCCTGATGGCTCTTCAACGCGAGTCCGTGGACCGGTTGGAGCGGGTCTCGGAGGGGCTGGCCGCCGTGCTGCAGCCGCTCTGGTCCGACGGGCGGGTGCACACCGACCCGCTGGACTACATCGAGATCCTGCGCGACCCGAAGGCGATCGCCGAACGCTTCGCCGACATCCAGCAGCAGGCCCAGCACGAGCTGTTGACCTTCTGCAAGCCCCCCTTCGTCGCGCCCGAGGAGAACACCGAAGGAATCAAGGTCGTCCGCCGGCTGCACCGGGCGGGCGGCACGGTCCGTGCCATCTACCTCGACGACGCGCTGGACAATCCCGGGACCGTGGAGCACATACGGCGCTTCGCCGACGCGGGGGAGCAGGCCCGCTTCACCCCCGAACTGCCGCTGAAGCTGGTTGTCGCCGACTCTTCTCTGGTGCTGTGCGACATGCCCGACCCGGTGGCCGGCGCGGGCTCCACCACCACCTTGTTCATCGAGCACCCGGCGCTCGCGGGATGCCTGCGACTGGCGTTTCTGACGGTCTGGGAGGGCGCCAAGGAGCACCGCCGGCCGGCCTGA
- a CDS encoding serine hydrolase domain-containing protein, which produces MDVQGTVADGFEAVRDAFIRNFTHRAERGAAVTVYRDGHKVVDLWAGTKDVDGAEPWALDTAQVVRSATKGVAAAVPLLLHQRGQLDLDAPVSTYWPEFKAGGKERALVRHFLAHRTGVPLIDSPLTPAEAIDGVSGPRAVAAQQAVWEPGTEHGYHAQTYSWLLSELVRRVTGRTIGRWIAEEIARPLDIDFWVGLPAEEAHRVGRIGSVAAPPVGSGLKLKPKRSVSEAYQDPSSLTSRAFGAIEPFPDENDPAYRAAELPGSGGISTARALARVYAAMIGHVDNGNRLFAPATLALARSEESSGPDRVLVVNTRFGLGFMLHGPSAPLLGPGSFGHPGRGGSLGFADPESGVALGYVTNALQKGVTADPRAQALVRAVRSAT; this is translated from the coding sequence GTGGACGTCCAGGGCACAGTGGCGGACGGATTCGAGGCGGTCCGGGACGCCTTCATACGGAACTTCACACACCGTGCGGAGCGCGGCGCGGCCGTCACCGTCTACCGAGACGGTCACAAGGTCGTCGACCTCTGGGCCGGTACGAAGGACGTGGACGGCGCCGAGCCCTGGGCCCTGGACACCGCCCAGGTCGTCAGGTCCGCGACCAAGGGGGTGGCCGCCGCCGTCCCGCTGCTCCTGCACCAGCGCGGCCAGCTGGACCTCGACGCCCCGGTCTCCACGTACTGGCCGGAGTTCAAGGCGGGCGGCAAGGAACGCGCCCTCGTCCGGCACTTCCTGGCCCACCGCACCGGCGTCCCCCTCATCGACAGCCCCCTCACCCCCGCCGAGGCCATCGACGGGGTGTCGGGCCCGCGCGCCGTCGCCGCCCAGCAGGCCGTCTGGGAGCCGGGCACCGAGCACGGCTACCACGCGCAGACGTACAGCTGGCTGCTGAGCGAACTCGTCCGGCGGGTCACCGGCCGCACCATCGGCCGCTGGATCGCCGAGGAGATCGCCCGCCCCCTCGACATCGACTTCTGGGTCGGCCTGCCCGCCGAGGAGGCGCACCGCGTCGGCCGGATCGGCAGCGTCGCCGCGCCGCCGGTCGGCAGTGGCCTCAAGCTCAAGCCGAAGCGGTCCGTCAGCGAGGCGTACCAGGACCCCTCCTCGCTGACCAGTCGCGCCTTCGGCGCCATCGAGCCGTTCCCCGACGAGAACGACCCCGCCTACCGCGCCGCCGAACTCCCGGGCTCCGGCGGCATTTCCACCGCCCGCGCGCTGGCCCGTGTCTATGCCGCGATGATCGGTCACGTCGACAACGGCAACCGCCTCTTCGCCCCCGCCACCCTCGCCCTGGCCCGCAGCGAGGAGTCGTCGGGCCCGGACCGCGTGCTCGTCGTCAACACCCGCTTCGGCCTCGGCTTCATGCTGCACGGCCCGTCGGCCCCGCTGCTCGGCCCCGGCTCGTTCGGGCACCCCGGCCGGGGCGGCTCGCTCGGTTTCGCCGACCCCGAGTCCGGGGTCGCGCTGGGGTATGTGACCAATGCGCTCCAGAAGGGCGTCACCGCCGATCCGCGCGCCCAGGCCCTGGTCAGGGCGGTGCGCTCGGCGACATGA